In one Pangasianodon hypophthalmus isolate fPanHyp1 chromosome 22, fPanHyp1.pri, whole genome shotgun sequence genomic region, the following are encoded:
- the LOC113532763 gene encoding DNA-binding protein SATB1 isoform X5, with amino-acid sequence MMDHLSEACLGKENCELVGGLNDAKGPPAKIARLEQNGSPQGRSRLGSTGAKLSGVAFKPSPHLLKSSHKRGNMLPVFCVVEHYENPIDFDSREEHAEFVLVRKDMLFNQLIEMALLSLGYSHSSAAQAKGMIQVGKWNPVPLSYVTDAPDATVADMLQDVYHVITLKIQLHSHPESLSLFLSLPPSVPPCSCPKLEDLPPEQWTHSTVRNALKELLKDMNQSSLAKECPLSQEREKSKAGEGTTVYSCYNSMISSIVNSTYYANVSAAKCQEFGRWYKHFKKTKDMMVVRQPSQLEGYLGTCVLHDSPRATAVAEMDGLSELSPPGTNHLSFSQQPIPGSTAEQPPSPVPLAHSGQAPGRAQLPGLHPGLVSSPISPQLVNQQIVMAQILNQQYAVNRLLAQQSLNQQYLNHPPVSRALSKPLDTQVSSNTEVSSEIYQWVRDELKRAGISQAVFARVAFNRTQGLLSEILRKEEDPKTASQSLLVNLRAMQNFLQLPEAERDRIYQEERERSLTAASSMGPAPLISTPPTRPVQPRREECNNIRPEDWNPRIPVGISPASRLPAQVKPLPLASEWNGKQESSVLNISSSIYDEIQQEMKRAKVSQAMFAKVAASKSQGWLCELLRWKEDPSPENRTLWENLSMIRRFLSLSQSERDAIYEQESNGGQQHHTERPTHLLHMPTEPLQPQNHPPPTAQLQPALALPHPSQPLVSQQPQPQQQTGPRLPPRQPSTAAPAEAEDESRQAKGRTGARISLEALGILQSFVQDVGPYPDDEAVHTLSAQLDLPRHTIIKFFQNQRFCVRPKEAASGIALPAASEQDEVGMTDFKEGELLKELDESTQTTSIFTIKIEEHAGAEGQCQAEQEVKE; translated from the exons ATGATGGACCATCTCAGCGAGGCGTGCCTGGGGAAGGAGAACTGTGAGCTAGTGGGCGGCTTGAACGACGCCAAGGGCCCCCCGGCCAAGATAGCCAGGCTGGAACAGAACGGCAGCCCTCAAGGGCGCTCGCGCCTGGGCAGCACCGGCGCCAAACTCTCCGGAGTGGCCTTCAAACCCTCCCCACACCTGCTCAAGTCCTCACACAAGAGGG GTAACATGCTTCCCGTGTTCTGCGTGGTCGAGCACTATGAGAACCCGATAGACTTCGACAGCAGGGAAGAGCACGCCGAATTCGTGCTGGTCAGAAAGGACATGCTCTTCAACCAGCTGATCGAGATGGCGCTCCTCTCACTGGGCTACTCTCACAGCTCTGCCGCACAGGCTAAAG GTATGATTCAGGTGGGCAAATGGAACCCTGTTCCCCTGTCGTACGTGACCGACGCCCCTGACGCCACCGTTGCCGACATGCTACAGGACGTCTACCACGTCATCACGCTGAAAATCCAGCTGCACAG cCACCCtgaatcactctctctctttctctctctacctccATCTGTCCCTCCATGCAGTTGTCCTAAACTGGAAGACTTGCCTCCCGAGCAGTGGACCCACTCGACGGTGCGAAACGCCCTGAAGGAGTTACTCAAAGACATGAACCAGAGCTCTCTGGCTAAAGAATGTCCCTTATCACAG gagagagaaaaaagcaaggctggtgagggaacgactgtttatagctgctataac aGCATGATATCCTCCATCGTGAACAGCACTTACTATGCAAATGTGTCTGCGGCGAAGTGTCAGGAATTTGGACGTTGGTATAAACATTTCAAGAAGACAAAAGATATGATGG TCGTGCGCCAACCCTCCCAGCTGGAGGGCTACCTGGGGACGTGCGTCCTCCACGACAGCCCACGTGCCACCGCAGTAG CCGAAATGGACGGCTTGTCAGAGCTCTCGCCGCCCGGCACCAACCACCTGAGCTTCAGTCAGCAGCCCATCCCGGGCAGCACGGCCGAGCAGCCCCCGTCCCCGGTGCCTCTGGCCCACAGCGGTCAGGCCCCAGGCCGTGCCCAGCTTCCCGGTCTCCACCCCGGCCTGGTGTCCAGCCCCATCAGTCCTCAGCTGGTCAACCAACAGATTGTCATGGCACAGATCCTGAACCAGCAGTACGCTGTGAACCGGCTCCTGGCGCAGCAGTCCCTGAACCAGCAGTACCTGAACCACCCGCCGGTCAGCCGGGCTCTCAGCAAGCCCCTGGATACGCAGGTGTCCTCCAACACAGAAGTCTCCTCCGAGATCTACCAGTGGGTGAGGGACGAGCTGAAGCGAGCCGGGATCTCGCAGGCCGTGTTCGCTCGTGTCGCATTCAACAGGACTCAG GGATTGCTATCGGAGATcctgagaaaagaggaagaccCCAAAACGGCGTCTCAGTCCCTGCTGGTGAACCTGAGGGCCATGCAGAACTTCCTGCAGCTACCTGAGGCCGAGAGAGACCGTATTTAtcaggaggagagggagaggagttTAACGGCGGCATCCTCCATGGGCCCTGCGCCGCTTATTAGCACTCCTCCCACACGCCCTGTCCAG cccaGAAGAGAAGAATGTAACAACATCAGACCAGAAGACTGGAACCCCAGGATTCCAGTTGGGATCTCTCCT GCGTCTCGGCTCCCTGCCCAGGTGAAGCCCCTGCCGCTGGCGTCCGAGTGGAATGGCAAGCAGGAGAGCTCCGTCCTCAACATCAGCTCGTCCATCTATGACGAGATCCAGCAGGAGATGAAGAGGGCCAAAGTGTCACAGGCCATGTTCGCCAAGGTCGCCGCTTCCAAGAGCCAG ggctGGCTGTGTGAGCTGCTGCGCTGGAAGGAGGACCCGTCCCCGGAGAACCGCACGCTGTGGGAGAACCTGTCCATGATCCGGCGCTTTCTGAGTCTCTCGCAGTCGGAGAGAGACGCCATCTACGAGCAGGAGAGCAACGGAGGGCAGCAACACCACACCGAGAGACCCACACACCTGCTGCACATGCCCACCGAGCCGCtgcag CCCCAGAACCACCCTCCACCTACAGCCCAGCTCCAGCCTGCCCTGGCGCTGCCCCACCCGTCGCAGCCGCTCGTTTCCCAGCAGCCTCAGCCTCAGCAGCAAACAGGACCCCGCCTCCCGCCTCGCCAGCCCTCCACCGCCGCACCCGCCGAGGCTGAGGACGAGTCGCGTCAGGCTAAAGGTCGCACCGGCGCTCGTATCTCCTTGGAGGCGCTGGGAATCCTGCAGAGCTTCGTGCAGGACGTAGGGCCGTACCCGGACGACGAGGCTGTGCACACACTCTCGGCCCAGCTCGACCTGCCCCGGCACACAATCATCAAGTTCTTCCAGAACCAGCGCTTCTGCGTGCGGCCCAAGGAGGCGGCATCGGGAATCGCTCTACCCGCTGCCAGCGAGCAGGACGAGGTGGGCATGACGGACTTCAAAGAAGGCGAGCTGCTCAAAGAGCTGGACGAGAGCACTCAGACTACTAGCATCTTCACCATCAAGATCGAGGAGCACGCGGGCGCTGAGGGACAGTGTCAAGCCGAGCAGGAAGTGAAAGAATAA
- the LOC113532763 gene encoding DNA-binding protein SATB1 isoform X2, with protein sequence MMDHLSEACLGKENCELVGGLNDAKGPPAKIARLEQNGSPQGRSRLGSTGAKLSGVAFKPSPHLLKSSHKRGNMLPVFCVVEHYENPIDFDSREEHAEFVLVRKDMLFNQLIEMALLSLGYSHSSAAQAKGMIQVGKWNPVPLSYVTDAPDATVADMLQDVYHVITLKIQLHSHPESLSLFLSLPPSVPPCSCPKLEDLPPEQWTHSTVRNALKELLKDMNQSSLAKECPLSQEREKSKAGEGTTVYSCYNSMISSIVNSTYYANVSAAKCQEFGRWYKHFKKTKDMMVVRQPSQLEGYLGTCVLHDSPRATAVAEMDGLSELSPPGTNHLSFSQQPIPGSTAEQPPSPVPLAHSGQAPGRAQLPGLHPGLVSSPISPQLVNQQIVMAQILNQQYAVNRLLAQQSLNQQYLNHPPVSRALSKPLDTQVSSNTEVSSEIYQWVRDELKRAGISQAVFARVAFNRTQGLLSEILRKEEDPKTASQSLLVNLRAMQNFLQLPEAERDRIYQEERERSLTAASSMGPAPLISTPPTRPVQSVGVNQMLLSSSDPRISCYSDSPRREECNNIRPEDWNPRIPVGISPVKPLPLASEWNGKQESSVLNISSSIYDEIQQEMKRAKVSQAMFAKVAASKSQGWLCELLRWKEDPSPENRTLWENLSMIRRFLSLSQSERDAIYEQESNGGQQHHTERPTHLLHMPTEPLQPQNHPPPTAQLQPALALPHPSQPLVSQQPQPQQQTGPRLPPRQPSTAAPAEAEDESRQAKGRTGARISLEALGILQSFVQDVGPYPDDEAVHTLSAQLDLPRHTIIKFFQNQRFCVRPKEAASGIALPAASEQDEVGMTDFKEGELLKELDESTQTTSIFTIKIEEHAGAEGQCQAEQEVKE encoded by the exons ATGATGGACCATCTCAGCGAGGCGTGCCTGGGGAAGGAGAACTGTGAGCTAGTGGGCGGCTTGAACGACGCCAAGGGCCCCCCGGCCAAGATAGCCAGGCTGGAACAGAACGGCAGCCCTCAAGGGCGCTCGCGCCTGGGCAGCACCGGCGCCAAACTCTCCGGAGTGGCCTTCAAACCCTCCCCACACCTGCTCAAGTCCTCACACAAGAGGG GTAACATGCTTCCCGTGTTCTGCGTGGTCGAGCACTATGAGAACCCGATAGACTTCGACAGCAGGGAAGAGCACGCCGAATTCGTGCTGGTCAGAAAGGACATGCTCTTCAACCAGCTGATCGAGATGGCGCTCCTCTCACTGGGCTACTCTCACAGCTCTGCCGCACAGGCTAAAG GTATGATTCAGGTGGGCAAATGGAACCCTGTTCCCCTGTCGTACGTGACCGACGCCCCTGACGCCACCGTTGCCGACATGCTACAGGACGTCTACCACGTCATCACGCTGAAAATCCAGCTGCACAG cCACCCtgaatcactctctctctttctctctctacctccATCTGTCCCTCCATGCAGTTGTCCTAAACTGGAAGACTTGCCTCCCGAGCAGTGGACCCACTCGACGGTGCGAAACGCCCTGAAGGAGTTACTCAAAGACATGAACCAGAGCTCTCTGGCTAAAGAATGTCCCTTATCACAG gagagagaaaaaagcaaggctggtgagggaacgactgtttatagctgctataac aGCATGATATCCTCCATCGTGAACAGCACTTACTATGCAAATGTGTCTGCGGCGAAGTGTCAGGAATTTGGACGTTGGTATAAACATTTCAAGAAGACAAAAGATATGATGG TCGTGCGCCAACCCTCCCAGCTGGAGGGCTACCTGGGGACGTGCGTCCTCCACGACAGCCCACGTGCCACCGCAGTAG CCGAAATGGACGGCTTGTCAGAGCTCTCGCCGCCCGGCACCAACCACCTGAGCTTCAGTCAGCAGCCCATCCCGGGCAGCACGGCCGAGCAGCCCCCGTCCCCGGTGCCTCTGGCCCACAGCGGTCAGGCCCCAGGCCGTGCCCAGCTTCCCGGTCTCCACCCCGGCCTGGTGTCCAGCCCCATCAGTCCTCAGCTGGTCAACCAACAGATTGTCATGGCACAGATCCTGAACCAGCAGTACGCTGTGAACCGGCTCCTGGCGCAGCAGTCCCTGAACCAGCAGTACCTGAACCACCCGCCGGTCAGCCGGGCTCTCAGCAAGCCCCTGGATACGCAGGTGTCCTCCAACACAGAAGTCTCCTCCGAGATCTACCAGTGGGTGAGGGACGAGCTGAAGCGAGCCGGGATCTCGCAGGCCGTGTTCGCTCGTGTCGCATTCAACAGGACTCAG GGATTGCTATCGGAGATcctgagaaaagaggaagaccCCAAAACGGCGTCTCAGTCCCTGCTGGTGAACCTGAGGGCCATGCAGAACTTCCTGCAGCTACCTGAGGCCGAGAGAGACCGTATTTAtcaggaggagagggagaggagttTAACGGCGGCATCCTCCATGGGCCCTGCGCCGCTTATTAGCACTCCTCCCACACGCCCTGTCCAG AGTGTAGGAGTGAACCAGATGCTGCTTTCCAGTTCAGATCCCAGAATCAGCTGCTACTCCGACTCG cccaGAAGAGAAGAATGTAACAACATCAGACCAGAAGACTGGAACCCCAGGATTCCAGTTGGGATCTCTCCT GTGAAGCCCCTGCCGCTGGCGTCCGAGTGGAATGGCAAGCAGGAGAGCTCCGTCCTCAACATCAGCTCGTCCATCTATGACGAGATCCAGCAGGAGATGAAGAGGGCCAAAGTGTCACAGGCCATGTTCGCCAAGGTCGCCGCTTCCAAGAGCCAG ggctGGCTGTGTGAGCTGCTGCGCTGGAAGGAGGACCCGTCCCCGGAGAACCGCACGCTGTGGGAGAACCTGTCCATGATCCGGCGCTTTCTGAGTCTCTCGCAGTCGGAGAGAGACGCCATCTACGAGCAGGAGAGCAACGGAGGGCAGCAACACCACACCGAGAGACCCACACACCTGCTGCACATGCCCACCGAGCCGCtgcag CCCCAGAACCACCCTCCACCTACAGCCCAGCTCCAGCCTGCCCTGGCGCTGCCCCACCCGTCGCAGCCGCTCGTTTCCCAGCAGCCTCAGCCTCAGCAGCAAACAGGACCCCGCCTCCCGCCTCGCCAGCCCTCCACCGCCGCACCCGCCGAGGCTGAGGACGAGTCGCGTCAGGCTAAAGGTCGCACCGGCGCTCGTATCTCCTTGGAGGCGCTGGGAATCCTGCAGAGCTTCGTGCAGGACGTAGGGCCGTACCCGGACGACGAGGCTGTGCACACACTCTCGGCCCAGCTCGACCTGCCCCGGCACACAATCATCAAGTTCTTCCAGAACCAGCGCTTCTGCGTGCGGCCCAAGGAGGCGGCATCGGGAATCGCTCTACCCGCTGCCAGCGAGCAGGACGAGGTGGGCATGACGGACTTCAAAGAAGGCGAGCTGCTCAAAGAGCTGGACGAGAGCACTCAGACTACTAGCATCTTCACCATCAAGATCGAGGAGCACGCGGGCGCTGAGGGACAGTGTCAAGCCGAGCAGGAAGTGAAAGAATAA
- the LOC113532763 gene encoding DNA-binding protein SATB1 isoform X1, with protein sequence MMDHLSEACLGKENCELVGGLNDAKGPPAKIARLEQNGSPQGRSRLGSTGAKLSGVAFKPSPHLLKSSHKRGNMLPVFCVVEHYENPIDFDSREEHAEFVLVRKDMLFNQLIEMALLSLGYSHSSAAQAKGMIQVGKWNPVPLSYVTDAPDATVADMLQDVYHVITLKIQLHSHPESLSLFLSLPPSVPPCSCPKLEDLPPEQWTHSTVRNALKELLKDMNQSSLAKECPLSQEREKSKAGEGTTVYSCYNSMISSIVNSTYYANVSAAKCQEFGRWYKHFKKTKDMMVVRQPSQLEGYLGTCVLHDSPRATAVAEMDGLSELSPPGTNHLSFSQQPIPGSTAEQPPSPVPLAHSGQAPGRAQLPGLHPGLVSSPISPQLVNQQIVMAQILNQQYAVNRLLAQQSLNQQYLNHPPVSRALSKPLDTQVSSNTEVSSEIYQWVRDELKRAGISQAVFARVAFNRTQGLLSEILRKEEDPKTASQSLLVNLRAMQNFLQLPEAERDRIYQEERERSLTAASSMGPAPLISTPPTRPVQSVGVNQMLLSSSDPRISCYSDSPRREECNNIRPEDWNPRIPVGISPASRLPAQVKPLPLASEWNGKQESSVLNISSSIYDEIQQEMKRAKVSQAMFAKVAASKSQGWLCELLRWKEDPSPENRTLWENLSMIRRFLSLSQSERDAIYEQESNGGQQHHTERPTHLLHMPTEPLQPQNHPPPTAQLQPALALPHPSQPLVSQQPQPQQQTGPRLPPRQPSTAAPAEAEDESRQAKGRTGARISLEALGILQSFVQDVGPYPDDEAVHTLSAQLDLPRHTIIKFFQNQRFCVRPKEAASGIALPAASEQDEVGMTDFKEGELLKELDESTQTTSIFTIKIEEHAGAEGQCQAEQEVKE encoded by the exons ATGATGGACCATCTCAGCGAGGCGTGCCTGGGGAAGGAGAACTGTGAGCTAGTGGGCGGCTTGAACGACGCCAAGGGCCCCCCGGCCAAGATAGCCAGGCTGGAACAGAACGGCAGCCCTCAAGGGCGCTCGCGCCTGGGCAGCACCGGCGCCAAACTCTCCGGAGTGGCCTTCAAACCCTCCCCACACCTGCTCAAGTCCTCACACAAGAGGG GTAACATGCTTCCCGTGTTCTGCGTGGTCGAGCACTATGAGAACCCGATAGACTTCGACAGCAGGGAAGAGCACGCCGAATTCGTGCTGGTCAGAAAGGACATGCTCTTCAACCAGCTGATCGAGATGGCGCTCCTCTCACTGGGCTACTCTCACAGCTCTGCCGCACAGGCTAAAG GTATGATTCAGGTGGGCAAATGGAACCCTGTTCCCCTGTCGTACGTGACCGACGCCCCTGACGCCACCGTTGCCGACATGCTACAGGACGTCTACCACGTCATCACGCTGAAAATCCAGCTGCACAG cCACCCtgaatcactctctctctttctctctctacctccATCTGTCCCTCCATGCAGTTGTCCTAAACTGGAAGACTTGCCTCCCGAGCAGTGGACCCACTCGACGGTGCGAAACGCCCTGAAGGAGTTACTCAAAGACATGAACCAGAGCTCTCTGGCTAAAGAATGTCCCTTATCACAG gagagagaaaaaagcaaggctggtgagggaacgactgtttatagctgctataac aGCATGATATCCTCCATCGTGAACAGCACTTACTATGCAAATGTGTCTGCGGCGAAGTGTCAGGAATTTGGACGTTGGTATAAACATTTCAAGAAGACAAAAGATATGATGG TCGTGCGCCAACCCTCCCAGCTGGAGGGCTACCTGGGGACGTGCGTCCTCCACGACAGCCCACGTGCCACCGCAGTAG CCGAAATGGACGGCTTGTCAGAGCTCTCGCCGCCCGGCACCAACCACCTGAGCTTCAGTCAGCAGCCCATCCCGGGCAGCACGGCCGAGCAGCCCCCGTCCCCGGTGCCTCTGGCCCACAGCGGTCAGGCCCCAGGCCGTGCCCAGCTTCCCGGTCTCCACCCCGGCCTGGTGTCCAGCCCCATCAGTCCTCAGCTGGTCAACCAACAGATTGTCATGGCACAGATCCTGAACCAGCAGTACGCTGTGAACCGGCTCCTGGCGCAGCAGTCCCTGAACCAGCAGTACCTGAACCACCCGCCGGTCAGCCGGGCTCTCAGCAAGCCCCTGGATACGCAGGTGTCCTCCAACACAGAAGTCTCCTCCGAGATCTACCAGTGGGTGAGGGACGAGCTGAAGCGAGCCGGGATCTCGCAGGCCGTGTTCGCTCGTGTCGCATTCAACAGGACTCAG GGATTGCTATCGGAGATcctgagaaaagaggaagaccCCAAAACGGCGTCTCAGTCCCTGCTGGTGAACCTGAGGGCCATGCAGAACTTCCTGCAGCTACCTGAGGCCGAGAGAGACCGTATTTAtcaggaggagagggagaggagttTAACGGCGGCATCCTCCATGGGCCCTGCGCCGCTTATTAGCACTCCTCCCACACGCCCTGTCCAG AGTGTAGGAGTGAACCAGATGCTGCTTTCCAGTTCAGATCCCAGAATCAGCTGCTACTCCGACTCG cccaGAAGAGAAGAATGTAACAACATCAGACCAGAAGACTGGAACCCCAGGATTCCAGTTGGGATCTCTCCT GCGTCTCGGCTCCCTGCCCAGGTGAAGCCCCTGCCGCTGGCGTCCGAGTGGAATGGCAAGCAGGAGAGCTCCGTCCTCAACATCAGCTCGTCCATCTATGACGAGATCCAGCAGGAGATGAAGAGGGCCAAAGTGTCACAGGCCATGTTCGCCAAGGTCGCCGCTTCCAAGAGCCAG ggctGGCTGTGTGAGCTGCTGCGCTGGAAGGAGGACCCGTCCCCGGAGAACCGCACGCTGTGGGAGAACCTGTCCATGATCCGGCGCTTTCTGAGTCTCTCGCAGTCGGAGAGAGACGCCATCTACGAGCAGGAGAGCAACGGAGGGCAGCAACACCACACCGAGAGACCCACACACCTGCTGCACATGCCCACCGAGCCGCtgcag CCCCAGAACCACCCTCCACCTACAGCCCAGCTCCAGCCTGCCCTGGCGCTGCCCCACCCGTCGCAGCCGCTCGTTTCCCAGCAGCCTCAGCCTCAGCAGCAAACAGGACCCCGCCTCCCGCCTCGCCAGCCCTCCACCGCCGCACCCGCCGAGGCTGAGGACGAGTCGCGTCAGGCTAAAGGTCGCACCGGCGCTCGTATCTCCTTGGAGGCGCTGGGAATCCTGCAGAGCTTCGTGCAGGACGTAGGGCCGTACCCGGACGACGAGGCTGTGCACACACTCTCGGCCCAGCTCGACCTGCCCCGGCACACAATCATCAAGTTCTTCCAGAACCAGCGCTTCTGCGTGCGGCCCAAGGAGGCGGCATCGGGAATCGCTCTACCCGCTGCCAGCGAGCAGGACGAGGTGGGCATGACGGACTTCAAAGAAGGCGAGCTGCTCAAAGAGCTGGACGAGAGCACTCAGACTACTAGCATCTTCACCATCAAGATCGAGGAGCACGCGGGCGCTGAGGGACAGTGTCAAGCCGAGCAGGAAGTGAAAGAATAA
- the LOC113532763 gene encoding DNA-binding protein SATB1 isoform X9: protein MMDHLSEACLGKENCELVGGLNDAKGPPAKIARLEQNGSPQGRSRLGSTGAKLSGVAFKPSPHLLKSSHKRGNMLPVFCVVEHYENPIDFDSREEHAEFVLVRKDMLFNQLIEMALLSLGYSHSSAAQAKGMIQVGKWNPVPLSYVTDAPDATVADMLQDVYHVITLKIQLHSHPESLSLFLSLPPSVPPCSCPKLEDLPPEQWTHSTVRNALKELLKDMNQSSLAKECPLSQSMISSIVNSTYYANVSAAKCQEFGRWYKHFKKTKDMMAEMDGLSELSPPGTNHLSFSQQPIPGSTAEQPPSPVPLAHSGQAPGRAQLPGLHPGLVSSPISPQLVNQQIVMAQILNQQYAVNRLLAQQSLNQQYLNHPPVSRALSKPLDTQVSSNTEVSSEIYQWVRDELKRAGISQAVFARVAFNRTQGLLSEILRKEEDPKTASQSLLVNLRAMQNFLQLPEAERDRIYQEERERSLTAASSMGPAPLISTPPTRPVQSVGVNQMLLSSSDPRISCYSDSPRREECNNIRPEDWNPRIPVGISPASRLPAQVKPLPLASEWNGKQESSVLNISSSIYDEIQQEMKRAKVSQAMFAKVAASKSQGWLCELLRWKEDPSPENRTLWENLSMIRRFLSLSQSERDAIYEQESNGGQQHHTERPTHLLHMPTEPLQPQNHPPPTAQLQPALALPHPSQPLVSQQPQPQQQTGPRLPPRQPSTAAPAEAEDESRQAKGRTGARISLEALGILQSFVQDVGPYPDDEAVHTLSAQLDLPRHTIIKFFQNQRFCVRPKEAASGIALPAASEQDEVGMTDFKEGELLKELDESTQTTSIFTIKIEEHAGAEGQCQAEQEVKE, encoded by the exons ATGATGGACCATCTCAGCGAGGCGTGCCTGGGGAAGGAGAACTGTGAGCTAGTGGGCGGCTTGAACGACGCCAAGGGCCCCCCGGCCAAGATAGCCAGGCTGGAACAGAACGGCAGCCCTCAAGGGCGCTCGCGCCTGGGCAGCACCGGCGCCAAACTCTCCGGAGTGGCCTTCAAACCCTCCCCACACCTGCTCAAGTCCTCACACAAGAGGG GTAACATGCTTCCCGTGTTCTGCGTGGTCGAGCACTATGAGAACCCGATAGACTTCGACAGCAGGGAAGAGCACGCCGAATTCGTGCTGGTCAGAAAGGACATGCTCTTCAACCAGCTGATCGAGATGGCGCTCCTCTCACTGGGCTACTCTCACAGCTCTGCCGCACAGGCTAAAG GTATGATTCAGGTGGGCAAATGGAACCCTGTTCCCCTGTCGTACGTGACCGACGCCCCTGACGCCACCGTTGCCGACATGCTACAGGACGTCTACCACGTCATCACGCTGAAAATCCAGCTGCACAG cCACCCtgaatcactctctctctttctctctctacctccATCTGTCCCTCCATGCAGTTGTCCTAAACTGGAAGACTTGCCTCCCGAGCAGTGGACCCACTCGACGGTGCGAAACGCCCTGAAGGAGTTACTCAAAGACATGAACCAGAGCTCTCTGGCTAAAGAATGTCCCTTATCACAG aGCATGATATCCTCCATCGTGAACAGCACTTACTATGCAAATGTGTCTGCGGCGAAGTGTCAGGAATTTGGACGTTGGTATAAACATTTCAAGAAGACAAAAGATATGATGG CCGAAATGGACGGCTTGTCAGAGCTCTCGCCGCCCGGCACCAACCACCTGAGCTTCAGTCAGCAGCCCATCCCGGGCAGCACGGCCGAGCAGCCCCCGTCCCCGGTGCCTCTGGCCCACAGCGGTCAGGCCCCAGGCCGTGCCCAGCTTCCCGGTCTCCACCCCGGCCTGGTGTCCAGCCCCATCAGTCCTCAGCTGGTCAACCAACAGATTGTCATGGCACAGATCCTGAACCAGCAGTACGCTGTGAACCGGCTCCTGGCGCAGCAGTCCCTGAACCAGCAGTACCTGAACCACCCGCCGGTCAGCCGGGCTCTCAGCAAGCCCCTGGATACGCAGGTGTCCTCCAACACAGAAGTCTCCTCCGAGATCTACCAGTGGGTGAGGGACGAGCTGAAGCGAGCCGGGATCTCGCAGGCCGTGTTCGCTCGTGTCGCATTCAACAGGACTCAG GGATTGCTATCGGAGATcctgagaaaagaggaagaccCCAAAACGGCGTCTCAGTCCCTGCTGGTGAACCTGAGGGCCATGCAGAACTTCCTGCAGCTACCTGAGGCCGAGAGAGACCGTATTTAtcaggaggagagggagaggagttTAACGGCGGCATCCTCCATGGGCCCTGCGCCGCTTATTAGCACTCCTCCCACACGCCCTGTCCAG AGTGTAGGAGTGAACCAGATGCTGCTTTCCAGTTCAGATCCCAGAATCAGCTGCTACTCCGACTCG cccaGAAGAGAAGAATGTAACAACATCAGACCAGAAGACTGGAACCCCAGGATTCCAGTTGGGATCTCTCCT GCGTCTCGGCTCCCTGCCCAGGTGAAGCCCCTGCCGCTGGCGTCCGAGTGGAATGGCAAGCAGGAGAGCTCCGTCCTCAACATCAGCTCGTCCATCTATGACGAGATCCAGCAGGAGATGAAGAGGGCCAAAGTGTCACAGGCCATGTTCGCCAAGGTCGCCGCTTCCAAGAGCCAG ggctGGCTGTGTGAGCTGCTGCGCTGGAAGGAGGACCCGTCCCCGGAGAACCGCACGCTGTGGGAGAACCTGTCCATGATCCGGCGCTTTCTGAGTCTCTCGCAGTCGGAGAGAGACGCCATCTACGAGCAGGAGAGCAACGGAGGGCAGCAACACCACACCGAGAGACCCACACACCTGCTGCACATGCCCACCGAGCCGCtgcag CCCCAGAACCACCCTCCACCTACAGCCCAGCTCCAGCCTGCCCTGGCGCTGCCCCACCCGTCGCAGCCGCTCGTTTCCCAGCAGCCTCAGCCTCAGCAGCAAACAGGACCCCGCCTCCCGCCTCGCCAGCCCTCCACCGCCGCACCCGCCGAGGCTGAGGACGAGTCGCGTCAGGCTAAAGGTCGCACCGGCGCTCGTATCTCCTTGGAGGCGCTGGGAATCCTGCAGAGCTTCGTGCAGGACGTAGGGCCGTACCCGGACGACGAGGCTGTGCACACACTCTCGGCCCAGCTCGACCTGCCCCGGCACACAATCATCAAGTTCTTCCAGAACCAGCGCTTCTGCGTGCGGCCCAAGGAGGCGGCATCGGGAATCGCTCTACCCGCTGCCAGCGAGCAGGACGAGGTGGGCATGACGGACTTCAAAGAAGGCGAGCTGCTCAAAGAGCTGGACGAGAGCACTCAGACTACTAGCATCTTCACCATCAAGATCGAGGAGCACGCGGGCGCTGAGGGACAGTGTCAAGCCGAGCAGGAAGTGAAAGAATAA